A genome region from Anopheles stephensi strain Indian chromosome 2, UCI_ANSTEP_V1.0, whole genome shotgun sequence includes the following:
- the LOC118503261 gene encoding uncharacterized protein LOC118503261 has protein sequence MNSSQSSVQEENASCAMQAPRRRKTTSNEDRERLVTAYENGGTAATISEMFNLKKPTVHGIIKKYQTQWQIEAKKRGGNRSKLLSQQAVNDVRNWVDEDCTVTLKALAEKVFEQHGVRVSSTTTAREIKGFNYSLKMVKLLPEGRNTPTTVEDRKHYATQFYEIARGIPDNGLIYLDEVGFNVRMRTLKGRSQRGTPATITVPQLRTRNISIICAMHRYGVLLYTTHTRSVNRERFIQFIEELKQTLRSKNINSSYFIMDNVAFHKTPAPVEEFCEAKQSFK, from the exons ATGAATTCCAGCCAAAGCTCTGTACAAGAGGAAAATGCAAGCTGCGCTATGCAAGCACCTCGCCGCCGAAAAACTACCAGCAACGAAGATAGAGAGCGCTTGGTAACGGCGTATGAAAACGGAGGCACTGCAGCTACGATTAgcgaaatgtttaatttgaaaaaaccgACTGTCCATGGCATTatcaaaaaataccaaacccaATGGCAAATCGAGGCAAAGAAGCGTGGTGGCAACAGATCTAAACTATTGTCGCAGCAAGCCGTAAATGATGTTCGGAACTGGGTCGACGAGGACTGCACGGTGACGCTTAAAGCACTCGCAGAGAAAGTGTTCGAACAACACGGTGTTCGAGTTTCGTCCACAACCACAGCGAGGGAAATAAAAGGATTCAACTACTCTCTGAAGATGGTCAAACTGTTACCGGAGGGACGCAACACACCAACGACTGTCGAAGACAGGAAACATTACGCTACACAATTTTATGAAATTGCGCGCGGAATTCCGGATAATGGTTTAATCTATTTAGACGAAGTAGGATTTAACGTCCGTATGCGTACGCTAAAAGGACGATCGCAGAGAGGAACACCGGCCACCATCACCGTTCCACAGTTAAGGACTAGGAACATCTCCATCATTTGTGCTATGCATCGGTACGGCGTGCTGctttacaccacacacactcgatccGTAAACCGTGAACGGTTTATACAGTTTATTGAAGAACTAAAGCAAACCCTGCGATCGAAGAACATTAACAGCAGCTACTTTATAATGGATAATGTAGCTTTCCACAAAACACCCGCA CCAGTGGAAGAATTTTGTGAGGCGaagcaatccttcaaatga